In Cyanobacterium sp. T60_A2020_053, the following proteins share a genomic window:
- the cofG gene encoding 7,8-didemethyl-8-hydroxy-5-deazariboflavin synthase subunit CofG, giving the protein MTKQIITYSPAYTLVPTYECFNRCSYCNFRTDPLKNQWLQLTEAEKILKNLKTQEITEILILSGEVHPQSSRRKLWFNHIYNLAHLAVNQGFFPHSNVGPLSFQEMAKFKEVNVSMGLMLEQLSPKLLDTVHRRAPSKHPEIRLQQLIWAGKLKIPFTTGILLGIGENKQDRIESLKAIAEIHSQWRHIQEVILQPYSVGAKEELLAENFNAKEMLATVAIAREILPDDITIQVPPNLVKDRQLLLECLALGCRDLGGIVPKDEVNPDYHHDNLLNLQEFLAHYDWQLQQRLPVYPHYYSWVNDLLQKCYKRAKLTM; this is encoded by the coding sequence ATGACAAAGCAAATTATTACCTACAGCCCAGCTTACACTCTTGTACCGACTTACGAATGTTTTAATCGTTGCAGTTACTGTAATTTTCGCACTGATCCGCTAAAAAATCAATGGTTACAGTTAACTGAAGCTGAAAAAATACTTAAAAACCTCAAAACTCAAGAGATTACCGAAATTTTAATTCTCAGTGGTGAAGTGCATCCTCAATCTAGTCGCCGTAAATTATGGTTTAATCACATCTACAATCTGGCGCACCTCGCCGTTAATCAAGGTTTTTTTCCTCATAGCAATGTAGGACCTTTATCTTTTCAGGAAATGGCAAAATTTAAAGAAGTTAACGTTTCCATGGGTTTGATGTTAGAACAATTAAGCCCAAAACTACTTGATACAGTACATCGGCGCGCGCCGAGTAAACATCCAGAAATAAGACTACAACAATTAATTTGGGCAGGAAAACTCAAAATTCCCTTTACCACGGGAATCCTTTTAGGCATCGGTGAAAACAAACAAGACAGAATCGAAAGCCTCAAAGCTATCGCAGAAATTCATTCCCAATGGCGACATATTCAAGAAGTGATATTACAACCCTATTCTGTGGGCGCTAAAGAAGAACTATTGGCAGAAAACTTTAATGCCAAAGAAATGTTAGCAACCGTTGCTATTGCCAGAGAAATATTACCCGATGATATTACCATTCAAGTGCCACCGAATCTAGTGAAAGATCGTCAACTATTACTGGAATGTTTAGCATTAGGATGCCGAGATTTAGGCGGTATCGTGCCAAAAGATGAAGTTAACCCTGACTATCACCATGATAATTTATTGAATTTACAAGAATTTTTAGCCCATTATGACTGGCAATTACAGCAGCGACTTCCCGTTTATCCCCATTATTACTCGTGGGTAAATGATTTACTGCAAAAATGCTATAAAAGGGCAAAGTTAACTATGTAG